In Arachis hypogaea cultivar Tifrunner chromosome 17, arahy.Tifrunner.gnm2.J5K5, whole genome shotgun sequence, a single window of DNA contains:
- the LOC112764880 gene encoding probable serine/threonine-protein kinase PBL21, with protein sequence MSCFSCFVSRAKDASRVEIDTGSRSASSGSGGGKYTAATESERRKKESYSEGKGKSTSNGKSSTAAASFGFRELAAATRGFNQVNLIGEGGFGRVYKGRLSTGQVVAIKQLSHDGHQGFQEFVMEVLMLSLLHHSNLVRLIGYCTDGDQRLLVYEYMPMGCLEDHLFDPPQDKEPLSWSTRMKIAVGAARGLEYLHCRADPPVIYRDLKSANILLDNEFNPKLSDFGLAKLGPVGDNTHVSTRVMGTYGYCAPEYAMSGKLTLKSDIYSFGVVLLELITGRRAIDSSRRPGEQNLISWARPCFGDRRKFIQLVDPLLQGNFPLRCLHQAIAITAMCLQEQPKVRPLIGDIVVALEYLASQSIPEQHRQNPPSQYSEIDRS encoded by the exons ATGAGCTGCTTCTCGTGCTTTGTTTCTCGCGCCAAAGATGCCAGCAGAGTCGAAATTGACACTGGTTCTCGATCTGCTTCCTCAG GCTCTGGTGGAGGGAAATACACTGCTGCTACTG AGagtgaaaggaggaagaaggaatcGTATTCGGAGGGGAAGGGGAAGAGTACGAGTAATGGGAAAAGCAGCACGGCGGCGGCGAGCTTTGGATTCCGAGAGCTGGCGGCGGCAACACGGGGTTTCAACCAAGTCAATTTGATCGGTGAGGGCGGTTTCGGACGCGTTTACAAGGGTCGCCTCTCTACTGGCCAG GTTGTTGCCATAAAGCAGTTAAGTCATGATGGTCATCAGGGCTTTCAGGAATTTGTGATGGAGGTTCTTATGTTAAGCCTTCTTCACCATTCTAACCTTGTCAGGCTCATAGGTTATTGCACCGATGGAGATCAAAGGCTTTTAGTTTATGAGTATATGCCTATGGGTTGCCTTGAAGATCATCTCTTTG ATCCTCCCCAAGACAAAGAACCACTAAGTTGGAGTACGCGGATGAAGATTGCTGTTGGGGCTGCCCGAGGTCTTGAGTATCTTCATTGTAGAGCTGATCCGCCAGTTATTTATCGAGACTTGAAGTCTGCAAATATCTTATTAGACAATGAATTCAATCCCAAACTGTCAGATTTTGGGCTTGCAAAACTTGGACCTGTTGGAGACAATACCCATGTTTCAACAAGGGTGATGGGAACATATGGCTACTGTGCACCAGAATATGCCATGAGTGGCAAATTAACACTTAAATCTGATATATACAGCTTTGGCGTGGTTTTGTTGGAGTTGATCACTGGGCGTAGGGCAATAGATAGTAGCAGAAGACCAGGGGAGCAAAACTTAATTTCATGG GCTCGCCCATGTTTTGGGGACCGGAGAAAGTTCATACAATTGGTTGATCCCCTTTTGCAAGGGAACTTCCCCTTGCGCTGTTTACATCAGGCAATTGCCATTACTGCAATGTGTCTACAGGAGCAACCAAAAGTCCGGCCGCTAATCGGGGATATTGTTGTTGCATTGGAGTATCTAGCCTCTCAGAGTATCCCTGAACAGCATAGACAGAACCCACCATCGCAATATTCAGAAATCGACAGAAGTTAA